The Spirosoma radiotolerans genome has a window encoding:
- a CDS encoding DUF1599 domain-containing protein — protein MQNTESEYRQVIQRCKDLFLKKNQDYGTAWRILRLPSITDQIFIKAQRIRTLQETGVSLVGEGIEPEFVGIINYCVMALIQIQLTGNTVVGNDIPTSELEKLYDAEIGRVIDLLFAKNHDYGEAWRDMRVSSMTDIILMKLLRTKQIEDNQGTTLVSEGVEANYMDMINYAVFCLIKLSDADILSGQQK, from the coding sequence GTGCAAAATACCGAATCCGAATATCGGCAGGTTATCCAACGCTGCAAAGATTTATTTTTGAAAAAGAACCAGGACTATGGCACCGCCTGGCGAATTCTGCGCCTGCCCAGTATAACCGATCAGATTTTCATTAAAGCGCAACGCATTCGAACCTTGCAGGAAACGGGCGTTAGCCTAGTCGGAGAGGGGATCGAACCTGAGTTTGTGGGTATCATCAATTACTGTGTGATGGCGCTGATTCAGATTCAGTTGACTGGTAATACGGTGGTTGGCAATGACATTCCAACCAGTGAACTTGAAAAGCTATATGATGCTGAAATTGGCCGGGTTATTGATCTGCTGTTTGCCAAAAATCATGATTACGGTGAAGCCTGGCGTGATATGCGGGTCAGTTCTATGACGGATATCATTCTCATGAAGCTCCTTCGAACGAAGCAGATTGAGGATAATCAGGGAACGACATTAGTTTCGGAAGGCGTAGAGGCCAACTATATGGATATGATCAACTACGCCGTTTTCTGTTTGATTAAACTCAGTGACGCGGACATTCTGTCCGGCCAACAAAAATGA
- the folP gene encoding dihydropteroate synthase, whose protein sequence is MPKVTKKTLNCRGRLVDLTQPAVMGILNITPDSFFADSRVSLNNTVATAERMLQDGATFLDIGGYSTRPGAAEVSPSEEADRVLPIIEAILAAFPTALISIDTFRASVARQAVALGAVLVNDIAGGTLDPAMFGTVAELGVPYILMHTRGTPQTMQSMATYTNVTTEIIDELAIRLTELRSLGHKDIILDPGFGFAKTPTQNFELLHYLDDFKVFDEPILVGLSRKTTIWKTLKIKAEDALNGTTVLNTVALLKGASILRVHDVREAVEAVKLTQRLTFF, encoded by the coding sequence ATGCCGAAAGTTACGAAAAAAACGCTGAACTGCCGGGGGCGCCTTGTCGATTTGACCCAGCCCGCCGTCATGGGAATCCTGAACATAACCCCCGATTCTTTCTTTGCCGATAGCCGTGTGTCACTCAACAATACCGTTGCTACAGCCGAACGGATGCTACAGGACGGGGCCACGTTTCTGGATATAGGCGGCTATTCGACCCGGCCCGGTGCAGCAGAGGTCAGCCCTTCTGAAGAGGCCGATCGCGTATTACCCATCATTGAGGCTATCCTGGCGGCTTTCCCCACAGCCCTGATCTCGATTGACACCTTCAGAGCGTCGGTGGCCCGGCAGGCGGTAGCCTTGGGGGCGGTTCTGGTCAACGACATTGCGGGGGGTACGTTGGACCCTGCCATGTTTGGCACTGTTGCTGAATTAGGCGTTCCTTATATACTGATGCACACACGCGGCACACCCCAAACGATGCAGTCGATGGCGACCTATACGAATGTAACCACCGAAATCATAGACGAATTGGCCATTCGCCTAACCGAACTCCGATCTTTAGGGCACAAGGATATAATTCTGGACCCCGGATTTGGCTTTGCCAAGACACCCACTCAAAATTTTGAACTCCTGCACTATCTGGACGATTTCAAGGTATTCGATGAACCAATCCTGGTAGGTCTCTCGCGCAAAACAACCATCTGGAAAACCTTGAAAATCAAAGCCGAAGATGCCTTAAATGGCACGACCGTTTTAAACACGGTGGCTCTCCTGAAAGGGGCCTCTATTCTACGCGTCCATGATGTCCGGGAGGCCGTAGAAGCCGTAAAACTCACTCAGCGATTAACTTTTTTTTAA
- a CDS encoding BT_3928 family protein: protein MNPTTSQPKVKTGTPPMLIAARIARILVGIIFIFSGLIKLNDPVGTQIKFEEYFEVFAQDLPFMHDFFMALVPFTLAMSVLFCAAEIILGVALLASYKPKVTVWLLFFLITFFTFLTFYSAYFDRVTDCGCFGDAIKLKPWTSFGKDIVLMVLILFIIGHRNRLRSRNTGWLVGLTIVFTIGLGIYAVQFLPPIDMLPYAVGKSIPAQMKPSEPLRYKYLMEKGGKTTEFEQYPTDQSYTFKEMVLVNPNAKPKITDYRIWNDEGDFTQETFAGNKLFIIVKNIKDIDAGSLPAIRALVEGLQGSMVKPYILTSTSDDEIKAFRKEFQLESVPYYKADATVLKTIMRSNPGTWLLSNGTVRGKWHFNSTPNAAEVLEKVK from the coding sequence ATGAACCCAACAACATCGCAACCTAAAGTTAAGACCGGCACACCACCCATGTTGATTGCCGCCCGTATCGCCCGAATTCTGGTCGGTATCATATTCATTTTTTCGGGCCTGATCAAACTCAATGATCCTGTTGGCACACAGATCAAGTTTGAAGAGTATTTCGAAGTTTTCGCGCAGGATTTACCCTTCATGCACGACTTCTTCATGGCGCTGGTACCCTTCACACTGGCGATGTCGGTGCTGTTTTGTGCCGCCGAAATTATTCTGGGTGTGGCCCTGCTGGCGTCTTATAAACCCAAAGTCACGGTCTGGCTGTTGTTTTTCCTGATTACGTTCTTTACGTTCCTGACGTTTTATTCGGCTTACTTCGACCGCGTGACCGACTGTGGTTGTTTTGGCGATGCCATCAAACTCAAACCCTGGACATCCTTTGGGAAAGACATTGTTCTGATGGTGTTAATTCTGTTTATCATTGGTCACCGAAACCGCCTTCGTTCCCGCAACACGGGCTGGCTGGTCGGGTTGACGATTGTATTCACAATAGGACTCGGTATCTATGCGGTTCAGTTTTTACCGCCTATCGACATGTTGCCGTATGCCGTTGGCAAGAGCATTCCAGCCCAGATGAAACCATCAGAGCCGTTGCGCTACAAGTACTTGATGGAGAAAGGCGGCAAAACAACGGAGTTCGAACAGTACCCGACCGACCAGAGCTATACTTTTAAAGAAATGGTTTTGGTGAACCCGAATGCCAAACCCAAGATAACCGATTACCGCATCTGGAATGATGAGGGTGACTTTACGCAGGAAACGTTTGCTGGTAATAAGCTCTTTATCATTGTGAAAAATATCAAGGATATCGATGCCGGTAGCTTGCCCGCTATTCGCGCACTGGTAGAAGGCCTGCAGGGCTCAATGGTAAAACCTTATATTCTGACGTCGACCAGCGACGACGAAATCAAGGCCTTTCGCAAGGAGTTTCAGTTGGAAAGTGTGCCCTATTATAAAGCCGATGCTACTGTTCTGAAAACGATCATGCGCTCGAACCCAGGTACCTGGTTGCTAAGCAATGGTACCGTACGGGGTAAATGGCACTTTAATTCGACGCCGA